CTGAAAATTGAGAAAGCCATGCCCCGCAAAGGCAAGGGCGATGATGAAGCCCCCGAAAGCGCCGAAGCTAGCCCCGTCAAGGCAGCTCGCCGCAGCGGTGGCGGTGGTGGTGGCAAAAAAGGCAACGGTGGCGGTCGTCGTGCCCCTGGTGGGGCTGTGGTTGCCGAAAGCAGCGCCGCTTCTGCCCAGCCAGATCCCCGCTGGGCCGGTGAGTTGGCGAAGCTGAAGCAACTGCTGAACGCTCAAACGACTGGCTCCTAAGGTTTTCTAGGTTTCCGGCGGGTCAATTGGGTTCAGGTCAGCGGTTCGATCGCCCTCAATTGCCCGAGCAGCCAGAAAAGATTGAACGCCCATTGAACGT
The Limnothrix sp. FACHB-406 DNA segment above includes these coding regions:
- a CDS encoding RNA-binding protein, with protein sequence MSIRLYVGNLPKEVDRKELEAVFAGTGDLTSTKVIVDRKTGKCRGFAFVTVPTDELADQIIEQFNGSTFKDTVLKIEKAMPRKGKGDDEAPESAEASPVKAARRSGGGGGGKKGNGGGRRAPGGAVVAESSAASAQPDPRWAGELAKLKQLLNAQTTGS